The following are from one region of the Salvia splendens isolate huo1 chromosome 2, SspV2, whole genome shotgun sequence genome:
- the LOC121775333 gene encoding secreted RxLR effector protein 161-like codes for MSNVKEVGTPLSQSFKLSKSQAPKSKHESLEMDQIPYASVVGSIMYIMICTRPDLSHALSVTSKYMSDPGKEHWSALKWVLRYLKGSSSCGILFKRCSKVSQEGVVGYCDADYATNLDNRKSQSRYLFTLFGSVVSWKSSLQSVVALSTTEAEYMALTSAVKESFWIQGVAADFGIVQETVPLFCENSSAICLAQHQYFHERSKHIDVRLHFIRDKVENGRVKVVRIDTLHNPAHMFIKVLGRDKFEHCKELILVCKKD; via the coding sequence ATGAGTAATGTGAAAGAAGTAGGAACTCCACTGTCTCAGAGTTTTAAGCTGTCTAAGAGTCAGGCGCCTAAGTCTAAACACGAGTCCCTTGAAATGGATCAGATTCCTTATGCAAGTGTTGTTGGAAGTATCATGTATATAATGATTTGCACCAGGCCTGATCTCTCCCATGCCTTGAGTGTAACTAGCAAGTATATGTCTGATCCAGGAAAGGAACATTGGAGTGCGCTTAAGTGGGTTCTCAGATACTTGAAGGGGTCCAGTAGTTGTGGAATATTGTTCAAAAGATGTAGCAAGGTGAGTCAAGAGGGTGTAGTTGGTTACTGTGATGCTGACTATGCCACGAATCTGGACAATAGAAAATCTCAGTCTAGATACTTGTTCACTTTGTTTGGGTCTGTGGTGAGCTGGAAGTCCAGCCTGCAGAGTGTTGTGGCCCTCTCAACAACCGAGGCCGAATACATGGCTCTTACCTCAGCTGTGAAGGAAAGTTTTTGGATACAAGGTGTAGCTGCTGATTTTGGCATAGTTCAAGAAACTGTACCACTGTTTTGTGAAAACAGTTCAGCTATCTGTTTGGCCCAGCATCAATACTTCCATGAGAGAAGTAAGCACATTGATGTAAGGCTTCACTTCATTAGAGATAAAGTTGAGAATGGGAGAGTTAAGGTTGTAAGGATTGATACTCTACACAATCCAGCTCATATGTTCATCAAGGTTCTTGGCAGAGATAAGTTTGAGCATTGCAAGGAGTTGATTCTTGTGTGCAAGAAAGACTGA